A window from bacterium encodes these proteins:
- a CDS encoding mannose-1-phosphate guanylyltransferase/mannose-6-phosphate isomerase has protein sequence MKTFILAGGSGTRLWPMSRRNYPKQFLKINNGKSFLQQTIARLSGLVSLKDIIFITNDKYQFHVKSDISEILRCTQDEQANTPAHIILEPMSKNTAPAIALGVKYCIEKLGCGLDELIYVLPSDQMIKNEDEDMFKKYMKYAEEVAKDNYMATFGIKPLKPETGYGYIKVRRLKEEGRRKKAEEINYLKVEKFVEKPDRETAQKYVDSGDYYWNSGMFAFTIGTAIKELNKHAPQIGEFLDKNFDDMLKEFGRMPSLSIDYAVMEKSDKVAVIPMDLYWNDIGSWDSFFEILEKDESGNAKIGDILTTDTKNCLIIGDKRLIATVGLEDCLVVDTADATLIAKKGCSQKVRDVIGKLEKDNRKEAVEHTCTYRPWGSYTVLEEGGRYKIKRIIVNKNAKLSLQRHKHRSEHWVVIKGIAKVTIGEKELIVRENESAYIPKTAVHRLENQGETSLEIIEVQNGEYLGEDDIERIDDIYGR, from the coding sequence GTGAAAACATTTATTTTGGCGGGCGGCTCAGGGACGCGGTTATGGCCGATGAGCAGGCGCAATTACCCGAAACAGTTTTTAAAAATAAACAATGGTAAATCTTTTTTGCAGCAGACCATAGCAAGGCTTTCAGGTTTGGTATCATTAAAAGATATTATTTTTATAACTAACGATAAATATCAATTCCATGTGAAATCCGATATTTCTGAGATCCTTCGTTGTACTCAGGATGAGCAGGCGAATACGCCTGCTCATATAATTCTTGAGCCTATGAGTAAAAATACCGCTCCTGCAATAGCATTAGGTGTGAAATACTGTATTGAAAAACTTGGCTGCGGGCTGGATGAGTTAATTTATGTTTTGCCATCAGACCAGATGATAAAAAATGAAGATGAAGATATGTTTAAAAAATATATGAAATATGCGGAAGAGGTTGCTAAAGATAACTATATGGCAACTTTTGGTATAAAACCTTTGAAACCTGAAACGGGGTATGGATATATTAAAGTCAGAAGACTGAAGGAAGAAGGCAGAAGGAAGAAAGCAGAAGAAATTAATTATTTAAAGGTGGAAAAGTTTGTTGAGAAGCCGGATAGAGAGACCGCGCAGAAATATGTTGATTCCGGGGATTATTACTGGAACTCGGGAATGTTTGCCTTTACCATTGGGACAGCTATTAAAGAATTAAATAAACATGCCCCTCAAATTGGTGAATTTCTCGATAAAAATTTTGATGATATGCTGAAAGAATTTGGTAGAATGCCTTCTCTTTCAATTGATTACGCCGTGATGGAAAAATCGGACAAAGTCGCGGTCATTCCAATGGATTTATATTGGAACGATATCGGGTCATGGGATTCTTTTTTTGAAATACTCGAAAAAGATGAATCGGGTAACGCGAAGATAGGTGATATTTTAACTACAGACACAAAAAATTGTCTTATTATTGGTGACAAAAGATTAATAGCCACGGTAGGTTTGGAAGATTGTCTTGTGGTTGATACTGCTGATGCCACGCTTATAGCAAAAAAGGGATGTTCCCAGAAAGTCAGGGATGTTATTGGAAAATTAGAAAAAGATAACCGCAAAGAAGCGGTAGAACATACTTGTACTTACAGGCCCTGGGGAAGTTATACTGTGCTTGAGGAAGGTGGCCGGTATAAAATTAAGAGAATAATCGTAAATAAAAATGCTAAATTAAGCCTCCAGAGGCATAAACATCGTTCAGAACACTGGGTGGTTATAAAAGGAATTGCAAAAGTTACGATTGGAGAAAAAGAATTGATTGTCCGTGAAAACGAATCCGCCTATATTCCAAAAACTGCCGTTCACCGGCTGGAAAACCAAGGGGAAACATCTTTAGAAATAATAGAGGTCCAGAACGGTGAATATTTAGGGGAAGATGATATCGAGAGAATTGATGATATATATGGAAGGTAG
- a CDS encoding Wzz/FepE/Etk N-terminal domain-containing protein — MLNPKYNEEIGLIDFIQIINKRKTFILSTALVAMVLASIIIFIIPKTYEVKATIQNGYINVPIITYPEASTLIRSGLFLNPIFEKIGLRIPQEHEIKKMILLENIKESNLFMLKVRLKDNDIAYSLCKEIVSVYIEYGNSNYNRQTDLIRNQIYQVENLIEKTKLSADKNALAKRENVSPLAYPDDKVQIRDLLFQKFQLETQLVVNKEFKLIDGPVKSKYPVSPKKVPIIVFSCFVALMAGISYALLAENWEKTKPGR; from the coding sequence ATGTTAAATCCAAAATATAATGAAGAAATCGGCCTTATAGATTTTATTCAGATTATTAATAAACGAAAAACTTTTATTTTAAGTACAGCTCTTGTTGCAATGGTTTTAGCGAGTATTATAATATTTATTATTCCCAAAACTTATGAGGTAAAAGCAACTATACAAAATGGTTATATAAATGTGCCGATTATAACTTATCCGGAAGCGTCAACACTAATAAGGTCGGGACTTTTTTTAAATCCGATTTTTGAAAAAATAGGCTTAAGAATTCCACAAGAACATGAAATAAAAAAAATGATTTTATTAGAAAATATTAAAGAAAGTAATTTATTTATGTTAAAGGTCAGGTTAAAAGATAATGATATTGCATATTCTTTATGCAAGGAAATAGTCAGTGTTTATATTGAATATGGGAATTCAAATTATAATAGACAAACTGATTTAATAAGAAATCAGATTTATCAAGTTGAAAACCTGATTGAAAAAACCAAACTTAGCGCGGATAAAAACGCGTTAGCTAAAAGGGAAAATGTATCGCCCCTGGCTTATCCCGATGATAAGGTGCAGATTAGAGACTTGTTATTTCAAAAATTTCAATTGGAAACACAATTAGTTGTTAATAAAGAGTTTAAATTAATTGACGGCCCTGTTAAATCAAAATATCCGGTTTCTCCAAAAAAAGTACCAATAATTGTATTTTCGTGTTTTGTGGCATTAATGGCCGGCATATCTTATGCTCTTTTGGCTGAAAATTGGGAAAAGACAAAACCGGGTAGATAG
- a CDS encoding nucleoside-diphosphate sugar epimerase/dehydratase encodes MITKYKEFILKYRRLFIIITHLILITWAYYFSFYTRFDFSLSEPYLSVFWETLPLLIIIKFFIFYYFGVFEGLWRYVSMSDLAQILKANALAVVVFILGEVFIYGLKDFPRSVFIIDFAICTGMVAGIRFFVRLFRERYRADNSKKQKKILIVGAGEAGILALKEYRNNPGSGEIIGFVDDDKVKHHGTIYGKKILGGKEHISKVAEDYDIDEIILAIPSARGEVIREIISHCPVSKVKIKIIPKFQKFLSGELEIKPREVRPEDLLGRDTFKIDETEIGNYIFDKKILVTGAGGSIGSELCRQIVNFSPKKIILFDHNENDVYFLLVEFKTKYPHIKIKTVIGDISDIGLLKQTFSRYSPQIVFHAAAHKHVPLMEENPTAAVKNNIIGSRNLIYAASHYKVERFVAISTDKAVNPINVMGMSKRIAEMILQSKARNSKTKFMAVRFGNVIGSNGSVVPLFKKQIESGGPITITHKDTERYFMSVKEAALLVLQAGAIGKGGELFILDMGEQIKLVDIAKNLVALSGLVLDKDISFKFIGLRPGEKLSEELLLDKEKDRVTKHNKIYISQSELFDTIKLRTQVKNLQKLANIMDENSIIQSMQNIISSNGD; translated from the coding sequence ATGATAACAAAATATAAAGAATTTATTTTGAAATATCGCAGGTTATTTATAATAATTACCCACCTGATTTTAATAACATGGGCTTATTATTTTTCTTTTTACACACGTTTCGATTTTAGCCTGTCCGAACCATACTTAAGTGTTTTTTGGGAAACTCTTCCGCTATTGATTATAATTAAATTTTTTATTTTCTATTATTTTGGAGTATTTGAAGGCCTCTGGCGGTATGTCAGTATGAGTGATTTGGCGCAGATACTTAAAGCAAACGCTTTAGCGGTTGTTGTTTTTATTTTAGGCGAAGTTTTTATTTATGGTCTGAAAGATTTTCCCCGGTCTGTTTTTATTATTGATTTTGCCATTTGTACTGGTATGGTCGCGGGGATACGTTTTTTTGTCCGTTTGTTCAGGGAAAGGTACCGGGCAGATAACTCAAAAAAACAAAAAAAAATCCTTATCGTAGGAGCGGGAGAAGCGGGAATTTTAGCGTTAAAAGAATATCGCAATAATCCGGGCAGCGGAGAAATTATTGGTTTCGTTGATGATGATAAAGTAAAACATCACGGGACTATTTATGGCAAAAAAATTTTAGGAGGGAAAGAGCATATTTCTAAAGTGGCAGAAGATTATGATATTGATGAGATAATTTTGGCAATTCCTTCAGCAAGAGGTGAAGTGATTAGGGAAATAATTTCTCATTGCCCTGTATCAAAAGTGAAAATTAAAATTATCCCTAAATTCCAAAAATTTTTAAGCGGGGAATTAGAAATAAAACCGAGAGAAGTAAGGCCGGAAGATCTTCTAGGAAGAGATACGTTTAAAATAGATGAAACAGAAATAGGCAATTATATTTTTGATAAGAAAATTCTTGTTACCGGGGCCGGCGGGTCGATAGGATCTGAACTCTGCAGGCAGATAGTAAATTTTTCGCCAAAAAAGATTATACTTTTTGACCATAATGAAAATGATGTTTATTTTTTATTGGTGGAATTTAAAACAAAATATCCTCATATAAAAATAAAAACGGTTATAGGAGATATCAGTGATATCGGTTTATTAAAACAAACTTTTTCCCGCTATTCTCCCCAGATTGTTTTTCACGCCGCCGCTCATAAACATGTGCCGTTAATGGAAGAAAATCCAACAGCCGCGGTTAAAAATAATATAATCGGAAGCCGCAATCTTATCTATGCGGCTAGTCACTATAAAGTTGAAAGATTTGTTGCTATTTCAACGGACAAGGCGGTAAATCCCATTAATGTCATGGGAATGAGCAAGCGGATAGCGGAAATGATTTTACAGTCGAAGGCTAGAAACAGTAAGACAAAATTTATGGCGGTACGTTTTGGAAATGTAATCGGTTCGAACGGGAGCGTGGTTCCTTTATTTAAAAAACAGATAGAATCAGGCGGGCCGATAACTATAACTCATAAAGACACTGAAAGATATTTCATGAGTGTAAAAGAGGCGGCTCTTCTTGTGTTACAGGCCGGGGCGATAGGCAAGGGCGGGGAACTTTTTATCCTGGATATGGGTGAACAGATAAAGCTAGTGGATATAGCAAAGAATCTGGTTGCATTATCAGGTTTAGTTCTTGATAAAGATATTTCTTTTAAATTCATCGGGTTAAGGCCCGGTGAGAAGCTTTCTGAAGAGCTTCTTTTAGATAAAGAAAAAGATAGAGTTACAAAACATAACAAAATTTATATCAGTCAATCTGAGTTGTTTGATACTATAAAATTGCGCACTCAGGTTAAAAATCTGCAAAAACTTGCGAATATAATGGATGAAAACAGTATTATTCAAAGTATGCAAAATATAATTTCATCGAATGGTGACTAA
- a CDS encoding O-antigen ligase family protein, with amino-acid sequence MMMPSINFKTFLDILVLSLIILLISVMGGIGFDFAVGSKMISLHSLKNILVAAILFWFIRKAIDKEIKFQKTDLDFPVLIYLITFISASIFSSQPKVSFLYFRDFLLHIGMAYLLINNIDNKNKLEAILFILIIAVLYSVSRGIYHHIKMQLSYWNRNYYSFGGRAEFGAVTVLLIPILISFLMNYRKKTAASIFFILGLIILIMGLIISYSRGSWIGFTGVFLFLIILNNRVLKNWKFFLLILLTVVLLYLILPASIKTRIISIANFKQDSIGDRLPTWGSSLKMIKDFPFFGTGPGTYDVVVQKYKGVEVKEEWPRGWHAHNIFLHIAPENGIIGLVSFLIIIVISFRKCFELRNKIEDIKLKNLLDGIMLSLVGYFFCSQTTIFFANHNKNEKISMFLWFNIALIFIIENIVKKQEELNEGSVCFDHSP; translated from the coding sequence ATGATGATGCCTTCAATTAATTTTAAAACATTTCTTGATATTTTGGTTTTAAGTTTAATCATATTGCTTATAAGTGTAATGGGCGGGATTGGCTTTGATTTTGCTGTCGGCAGTAAAATGATAAGCCTTCATAGTTTGAAAAATATTTTAGTTGCCGCAATATTATTCTGGTTTATTAGAAAAGCTATTGATAAAGAAATTAAATTTCAAAAGACCGATTTAGATTTTCCTGTCTTAATTTATTTAATAACATTTATATCCGCCTCAATTTTTTCTTCCCAGCCAAAGGTCAGTTTTTTATATTTTCGGGATTTTCTTCTTCACATAGGCATGGCTTATTTATTAATAAATAATATTGATAATAAAAACAAACTGGAGGCAATACTGTTTATTTTAATAATAGCTGTTCTTTATTCAGTCAGCCGTGGTATTTATCACCATATAAAAATGCAATTAAGTTACTGGAATCGTAATTATTATAGTTTTGGCGGCCGTGCTGAATTTGGGGCCGTGACAGTGCTCCTGATACCTATTTTAATCAGTTTTCTTATGAATTACCGTAAAAAAACAGCCGCCTCGATTTTTTTTATACTGGGATTAATTATTTTAATTATGGGTTTAATAATTAGTTATTCCCGCGGCAGCTGGATAGGTTTTACGGGCGTTTTTTTATTTTTAATTATTCTTAACAACAGGGTGTTAAAAAATTGGAAATTTTTCCTTTTAATTTTATTGACTGTCGTATTATTATATTTAATATTACCCGCGAGTATTAAAACGAGAATTATATCTATTGCAAATTTTAAACAAGACAGTATTGGAGACAGGCTCCCTACATGGGGAAGCTCTTTAAAAATGATTAAAGATTTTCCATTTTTTGGAACAGGACCGGGCACATATGATGTTGTTGTTCAGAAGTATAAAGGAGTTGAGGTGAAAGAAGAATGGCCGCGCGGCTGGCACGCGCATAATATATTTTTGCATATCGCTCCGGAAAACGGAATAATTGGCCTGGTTAGTTTTTTGATAATTATTGTTATTTCTTTTAGAAAGTGTTTTGAGTTGAGGAATAAAATAGAAGATATTAAACTAAAGAATTTACTTGATGGCATAATGCTGAGTTTGGTTGGATACTTTTTTTGTTCACAGACTACAATATTTTTTGCTAACCATAATAAAAACGAAAAAATTTCAATGTTTTTATGGTTTAATATCGCTTTAATATTTATTATTGAAAATATTGTTAAAAAACAAGAGGAATTAAATGAGGGGTCGGTGTGTTTCGACCACTCACCCTGA
- a CDS encoding O-antigen ligase family protein, whose protein sequence is MISPIAFKTFLDVLILSLIPLLVSIMGGVGFDFAVGNRMVSLHSLKNVLIATILFWIIKKIIYKESSFIKTSLNLPVLIYLITFLIAVVFSSQPKVSFLYFRDFILYTSMVFLLINNIDNKNKLEAILFIFLISVIYTSARGTIQHVNSRLGYDDGNYYSFGGRAEFGAAAVLTIPVLAGFLLNYRKNLTFSIFFVSGLIILITGMVVSYSRGSWIGFIAVILFFILMYVHILKNWRFFVLTFLTLVFLFLIIPSSLKQRMISIADFKNTTGDRISAWKSSLAMIKDFPFLGIGPGTYDVIAQQYKGNDAKEDWTRGWHAHNIFLHVTSENGLIGLFSFLLIIFISFKKYFELQEKINDIHLKNLLNGTMASLGGYLVCSQTTVFFANHNKNEKISMFLWFDIALIFIIENIAKKQDEKGRAV, encoded by the coding sequence ATGATATCTCCAATTGCTTTTAAAACCTTTCTTGATGTTCTAATTTTAAGTTTAATTCCATTACTCGTTAGTATAATGGGCGGTGTTGGATTTGACTTCGCTGTTGGTAATAGAATGGTAAGCCTGCACAGCTTAAAAAATGTTTTAATAGCAACAATTTTATTTTGGATTATTAAAAAAATCATTTATAAGGAAAGCAGCTTTATTAAAACCAGCTTGAATTTGCCTGTTTTAATTTATTTAATAACATTTTTAATTGCTGTGGTTTTTTCTTCACAGCCAAAAGTCAGTTTTTTATATTTTCGGGATTTTATTCTTTATACAAGTATGGTTTTTTTATTAATAAATAATATTGATAATAAAAATAAACTGGAAGCAATATTGTTTATTTTTTTAATTTCTGTTATTTATACATCAGCCAGAGGGACTATTCAACATGTAAATTCAAGACTTGGCTATGATGATGGAAATTATTATAGCTTTGGTGGCCGTGCTGAATTTGGAGCTGCTGCTGTGCTTACTATACCGGTTTTAGCTGGATTTCTTCTTAATTATAGGAAGAATTTGACATTTTCAATCTTTTTTGTGTCAGGATTAATTATTTTAATTACAGGGATGGTAGTTAGTTATTCACGCGGGAGCTGGATAGGATTTATCGCTGTTATTTTATTTTTTATTTTGATGTATGTGCATATATTAAAAAATTGGAGATTTTTTGTTTTAACTTTTCTAACACTTGTTTTTTTATTTTTAATCATACCCTCCAGTTTAAAGCAGAGAATGATTTCCATAGCTGATTTTAAAAATACTACAGGAGATAGAATTTCTGCATGGAAAAGTTCTTTAGCTATGATTAAAGATTTTCCTTTTTTGGGAATAGGCCCGGGGACATATGATGTTATTGCCCAGCAGTATAAAGGGAATGATGCTAAAGAAGATTGGACGCGTGGCTGGCACGCGCATAATATCTTTTTGCATGTTACTTCAGAGAATGGGTTAATTGGATTATTCAGTTTTTTGTTGATTATTTTTATTTCCTTCAAAAAGTATTTTGAATTACAAGAAAAAATTAATGATATTCATCTTAAAAATCTGTTAAATGGAACCATGGCAAGTTTAGGGGGCTATCTGGTTTGCTCTCAAACAACAGTATTTTTCGCTAATCATAACAAAAATGAAAAGATATCCATGTTTTTATGGTTTGACATAGCTTTAATATTTATTATTGAAAATATTGCCAAAAAGCAAGATGAAAAAGGAAGGGCGGTGTGA
- a CDS encoding sugar transferase: protein MKRIFDIFFACLFLIIFFVPMLFISIIIKLTSIGPVLYWSDRIGVNNNIFKMAKFRTMKINTPPVATHLLKDPDIYLTSVGKFLRKTSLDELPQLLNVIRGDMSFVGPRPALFNQYDLIGLRTEKNIHKLKPGITGWAQINGRDELPIPVKVEFDEFYLKNNSFIFDLKILFMTVIKVVNKEGIKH from the coding sequence ATGAAACGCATTTTTGATATTTTTTTTGCCTGTTTGTTTTTAATAATATTTTTTGTTCCAATGTTATTTATCAGTATAATAATAAAACTTACTTCTATTGGCCCGGTTTTATATTGGTCCGACAGAATTGGAGTTAACAATAATATTTTTAAAATGGCTAAATTCCGGACGATGAAAATAAATACGCCTCCGGTAGCGACGCATCTTTTGAAAGATCCAGATATTTATTTAACTTCAGTCGGAAAATTTTTGAGAAAAACAAGCCTTGATGAATTACCGCAGTTATTGAATGTGATAAGAGGGGATATGAGCTTTGTTGGCCCGCGCCCGGCGTTATTTAATCAATATGACCTCATTGGATTAAGAACAGAAAAAAATATCCATAAACTTAAACCGGGTATTACAGGCTGGGCGCAGATAAATGGAAGAGATGAATTACCGATACCGGTAAAAGTGGAATTTGATGAGTTTTATCTTAAAAACAATTCCTTTATTTTTGATCTGAAAATATTATTCATGACTGTTATAAAGGTTGTTAATAAAGAAGGTATTAAACACTGA
- the gmd gene encoding GDP-mannose 4,6-dehydratase yields the protein MPRKNAKKALITGITGQDGSYLAEFLLSRGYEVHGIIRRASTFNTGRIDHIYVDIHSPGAKLFLHYGDLSDAEQINSLIYSIKPQEIYHLGAQSHVRVSFDIPEYTSNVTALGTVRLLEAVRRSGVQTKFYQASSSEIFGSAKPPQSENTPFEPRSPYACAKLYSYWMAKNYRDGYNMFACNGILFNHESPRRGETFVTRKITRALANILAGKQDKLYLGNLDAKRDWGFAPEYVEMMWLMLQQSEPDDYVVGTGESYKVREFVETAFKYAGIEIAWEGKGVNEKGIIHSLTSSLQPPTSSIKKGDVLIEIDPRYFRPTEVDYLKADVTKAKKKLKWQARVNFQELIKIMVDYDLRLIGLDAPGEGIEISKKKGFEYTNHDFAFYEKIYCAAVKGH from the coding sequence ATGCCGCGTAAAAATGCGAAAAAAGCGTTAATTACGGGAATAACCGGCCAGGATGGTTCTTATCTTGCCGAATTTCTCTTGTCCAGGGGATATGAAGTACACGGTATTATACGCCGAGCCAGTACCTTTAATACAGGCAGGATTGATCATATTTATGTCGATATTCATTCCCCCGGTGCAAAGCTTTTTCTGCATTACGGGGATTTATCAGATGCCGAGCAGATAAACAGTTTAATTTATAGTATTAAACCTCAGGAAATATACCATCTGGGTGCTCAAAGCCATGTACGTGTCAGTTTTGATATTCCGGAATATACCAGTAATGTTACTGCTCTGGGGACGGTAAGATTGCTGGAAGCGGTAAGAAGAAGCGGCGTCCAAACAAAATTCTATCAAGCCTCGTCATCGGAGATATTTGGTTCTGCAAAACCGCCCCAGTCTGAAAATACCCCTTTTGAACCAAGAAGTCCTTACGCCTGCGCAAAATTGTATTCTTACTGGATGGCTAAAAATTACCGTGACGGATATAATATGTTTGCCTGCAACGGTATTCTTTTTAATCACGAAAGCCCGCGGCGCGGAGAAACTTTTGTAACAAGAAAAATCACAAGAGCTTTAGCAAATATATTGGCAGGAAAGCAGGATAAGCTTTATCTGGGAAATCTCGATGCCAAACGTGACTGGGGATTTGCCCCTGAATATGTAGAAATGATGTGGCTTATGCTTCAGCAGTCTGAACCGGATGATTATGTCGTTGGTACGGGGGAAAGTTATAAAGTCCGTGAATTTGTTGAGACTGCTTTTAAATACGCCGGTATTGAAATCGCATGGGAAGGAAAAGGTGTAAACGAAAAAGGTATCATTCATTCCTTAACCTCCAGCCTCCAGCCTCCAACCTCCAGCATTAAAAAGGGAGACGTTTTAATTGAAATAGACCCGCGTTATTTCAGGCCTACAGAAGTGGATTATCTCAAAGCAGATGTGACAAAGGCAAAAAAGAAATTAAAATGGCAGGCGAGGGTAAATTTTCAAGAACTGATAAAAATAATGGTTGATTATGATTTAAGATTAATCGGGCTGGATGCGCCGGGTGAAGGGATAGAAATTTCAAAGAAAAAAGGGTTTGAATATACAAATCATGATTTTGCCTTTTATGAAAAAATTTATTGCGCAGCGGTAAAAGGCCATTAA
- a CDS encoding ORF6N domain-containing protein, protein MDIVAFEKIESKILELRNQKVILDTDIAELYRVETRDINKAVKNNPGKFPDGYILELNRTEFEGLRWKFSTAKFSKIRVLPKAFSEKGLYMLATILKSQQAAQTTIAIIETFAKIRNLTRNIKAISNVHDESQKQNLLQKSGGIIAEILDDSLVSNENETTIELNFAVLKFKHTVRKRQKNGKK, encoded by the coding sequence ATGGATATAGTTGCGTTTGAAAAAATTGAAAGCAAAATACTTGAATTGAGAAACCAAAAAGTTATTCTTGATACTGATATAGCAGAACTTTATAGAGTTGAAACAAGGGATATAAACAAAGCAGTCAAAAATAATCCCGGCAAATTTCCTGATGGTTATATTCTTGAGCTTAATAGAACGGAGTTTGAAGGTTTGCGGTGGAAATTTTCCACCGCAAAATTTTCAAAGATAAGAGTTTTGCCCAAAGCTTTTTCTGAAAAAGGCTTGTATATGCTGGCAACGATATTAAAGAGTCAGCAAGCTGCCCAAACGACAATAGCCATTATTGAGACATTCGCGAAAATTAGAAACCTTACACGAAATATTAAAGCGATATCAAACGTACATGACGAGAGCCAAAAACAGAACTTGCTTCAAAAAAGCGGCGGGATTATTGCCGAAATTCTGGATGATAGTTTGGTGTCTAACGAGAATGAGACAACTATCGAATTGAATTTTGCTGTGTTGAAATTTAAGCACACTGTAAGAAAACGGCAAAAAAATGGGAAAAAGTAA
- a CDS encoding GDP-L-fucose synthase has product MDKSSKIYIAGHKGLVGSALLRKVQASGYTNVVVKTSKELDLRKQAEVEDFFEKEKPEYVFLAAAKVGGILANSTYKAEFIYDNIIIGANVINSAYKYGVGKLLNLGSSCIYPRNAPQPMKEEHLLIGILEPTNEPYAIAKIAAIKLCQYYNEQYGTNFISGMPTNLYGRGDNYNLETAHLPAALIRKFHLAKLLSQKKYNEVKKDIETYPIGFNFRLNSDAVDDLSLEKLGITPEYVTLWGSGEPYREFLYVDDMADACLFLMENYEYKNIGEFINTGSGEEIKIKDIAKLIKDIVGFVGEIKFDFSKPDGIPRKLLDSSKIKSLGWKPEISLSDGIKKTYEYYISK; this is encoded by the coding sequence ATGGACAAAAGTTCAAAAATTTATATCGCAGGACATAAAGGATTAGTAGGGTCTGCTTTACTAAGAAAAGTTCAAGCCTCAGGATATACAAATGTAGTTGTCAAAACAAGCAAAGAACTTGATTTGAGAAAGCAGGCTGAAGTTGAAGATTTTTTTGAAAAAGAAAAACCCGAGTATGTGTTCCTGGCAGCAGCAAAAGTCGGCGGAATTCTTGCAAACAGCACATATAAAGCGGAGTTTATATATGATAATATTATAATAGGTGCCAATGTTATAAATTCCGCTTATAAATACGGTGTGGGAAAACTTCTTAATCTTGGTTCATCTTGTATTTATCCAAGAAACGCGCCTCAACCGATGAAAGAAGAGCATCTCCTTATAGGGATTTTGGAACCGACTAATGAACCGTATGCGATAGCAAAAATAGCCGCGATAAAATTATGCCAATATTACAATGAGCAATATGGGACAAATTTTATTTCCGGTATGCCTACAAATCTTTATGGCCGGGGAGATAATTATAATTTAGAAACAGCTCATCTCCCGGCGGCTTTGATAAGAAAGTTTCATCTCGCAAAACTTTTGAGCCAAAAAAAGTATAACGAGGTAAAAAAAGACATAGAAACTTATCCTATAGGGTTTAACTTCAGGCTGAATTCAGATGCCGTTGATGATTTAAGCCTGGAAAAACTGGGTATAACTCCGGAATATGTTACTCTTTGGGGCAGCGGTGAACCTTATAGGGAATTTTTATATGTGGATGATATGGCTGATGCATGTTTATTTTTGATGGAAAATTATGAATATAAAAATATAGGTGAATTTATTAACACCGGGAGCGGTGAGGAAATAAAAATAAAAGATATAGCAAAGTTGATAAAAGATATAGTGGGTTTTGTCGGAGAAATAAAATTTGATTTTTCAAAACCTGACGGTATTCCAAGAAAACTTCTTGATAGTTCAAAAATTAAATCTTTAGGGTGGAAACCGGAAATTAGCTTGTCGGATGGAATCAAAAAGACTTACGAATATTATATAAGTAAATAA